One Roseburia rectibacter DNA window includes the following coding sequences:
- the nifJ gene encoding pyruvate:ferredoxin (flavodoxin) oxidoreductase, whose product MSRAKQSMDGNTAAAHVAYAFTDVAAIYPITPSSPMADTVDQWSAAGQENIFGNQVKVVEMESEAGAAGAVHGSLAAGALTTTFTASQGLLLMIPNMYKIAGEQLPCVFDVSARTVATQSLNIFGDHSDVYACRQTGFAMLCETNPQEVMDLSPVAHLATIEGKVPFINFFDGFRTSHEIQKIEKWDYADLKEMCNMDAVAAFRAHALNPEHPAMRGSHENGDVFFQHREACNTAYNELPAIVEKYMAKINEKLGTNYDLFNYYGAEDADRVIVAMGSVNDVAEEVIDYLTAKGEKVGLIKVRLYRPWVSEAFLKVLPKTAKKVAVLDRTKEPGALGDPLYLDVATTLREAGLDTIVLTGGRYGLGSKDTPPSSLFAVYKELEKDAPKSRFTIGIVDDVTNLSLPEVKPAPITAAEGTVECKFWGLGGDGTVGANKNSTKIIGDHTDKYIQAYFQYDSKKTGGITISHLRFGDKPIRSPYYINQADFVACHNPSYVTKGFKMVQDVKPGGVFMINCQWSDEELEHHLNAAAKKYIADNNIQLYTINAIDKAIEIGMGKRTNTILQSAFFKLANVMPIEEAVDFMKQAAKKSYGKKGDAVVEMNYKAIDAGVDAVHKVEVPASWSNPAADPAPKKLTGRPETVKMVEDLMNPISLMDGDSLPVSAFMGNPDGQFEHGAAAYEKRGTAVTVPTWNAEKCIQCNQCAFVCSHATIRPFMLSEDEVKAAPSNIKVADTKPKASEYKYTMSVSPLDCMGCGECITVCPVGAIEMVPQESQADEQPVFDYLVANVSKKPGMPADNTVKGSQFNQPLLEFSGSCAGCAETSYARLITQLFGEHMYISNATGCSSIWGGPAATSPYTVNKDSKKGPAWANSLFEDNAEHGLGMQIGQEVLRDQAIASAEKCAASDKASAELKAAFDKFVETKNDTKANTPATEALVAELEKAAAAGCPDAKAALDKKDYLAKKSVWIFGGDGWAYDIGFGGLDHVLASGHNVNVMVFDTEMYSNTGGQASKASNIGEVCQFAAAGKDIGKKSLAEIAMSYGYVYVAQIALGANMAQAVKVLAEAEAYNGPSLIIGYAPCELHGVKGGMNHCQDEMKKAVAAGYWNLFSFNPALKAEGKNPFTLTSKPGDGSYQDFLNNETRYSRLTRSFPERAQKLFAASEEAAKARYEHLQRLVELYK is encoded by the coding sequence ATGTCCAGAGCAAAACAGTCAATGGACGGTAATACCGCCGCAGCTCATGTAGCTTATGCGTTTACAGATGTTGCAGCTATTTACCCAATTACACCATCCAGCCCGATGGCAGATACCGTAGATCAGTGGTCTGCAGCAGGACAGGAAAATATTTTCGGTAATCAGGTAAAGGTTGTGGAGATGGAATCTGAGGCAGGTGCAGCAGGTGCCGTTCACGGTTCTCTTGCAGCAGGTGCTTTAACAACCACCTTTACAGCTTCTCAGGGTCTTTTATTAATGATCCCGAACATGTACAAAATCGCAGGTGAGCAGCTTCCATGTGTATTCGATGTATCTGCACGTACAGTTGCTACACAGTCTTTAAATATTTTTGGTGATCACAGTGATGTATATGCCTGCCGTCAGACAGGTTTCGCTATGTTATGTGAGACCAACCCACAGGAAGTTATGGACTTAAGTCCGGTTGCTCATCTTGCAACAATCGAAGGAAAAGTTCCATTCATCAACTTCTTTGATGGTTTCCGTACATCCCACGAGATCCAGAAGATCGAGAAATGGGATTACGCTGATCTGAAAGAAATGTGCAACATGGACGCAGTTGCTGCATTCCGTGCACATGCATTAAATCCGGAGCATCCGGCTATGCGTGGTTCTCATGAGAACGGAGACGTTTTCTTCCAGCATCGTGAGGCTTGTAACACAGCTTACAACGAGTTACCGGCAATCGTTGAGAAATACATGGCTAAGATCAACGAGAAGTTAGGAACAAACTACGATTTATTCAACTACTACGGAGCAGAAGATGCTGACCGTGTTATCGTAGCTATGGGTTCTGTAAACGACGTAGCAGAAGAGGTAATTGATTACTTAACAGCTAAGGGTGAGAAAGTCGGACTTATCAAAGTTCGTTTATATCGTCCATGGGTATCTGAGGCATTCTTAAAAGTTCTTCCTAAGACAGCTAAGAAAGTTGCTGTTCTTGACAGAACAAAAGAGCCAGGTGCACTTGGTGATCCGTTATACTTAGATGTAGCAACCACACTTCGTGAGGCAGGTCTTGATACAATCGTATTAACAGGCGGCCGTTACGGATTAGGTTCTAAAGATACACCACCTTCAAGTTTATTCGCAGTATACAAAGAGTTAGAGAAAGATGCTCCAAAGAGCAGATTCACCATCGGTATCGTTGATGATGTTACTAACTTAAGTTTACCGGAAGTTAAACCGGCTCCTATCACTGCAGCAGAAGGTACAGTTGAGTGTAAATTCTGGGGTCTCGGCGGAGATGGTACTGTAGGTGCTAACAAGAACTCTACCAAGATCATTGGTGACCACACAGATAAATACATCCAGGCATACTTCCAGTATGACTCCAAGAAAACTGGTGGTATCACAATTTCCCACTTAAGATTTGGTGACAAACCAATCAGAAGCCCGTATTACATCAACCAGGCAGACTTCGTAGCATGCCACAACCCATCTTATGTAACAAAAGGATTCAAGATGGTACAGGATGTAAAACCAGGCGGAGTATTCATGATCAACTGCCAGTGGTCAGATGAAGAATTAGAGCATCATTTAAATGCTGCTGCTAAGAAATACATCGCTGACAACAATATTCAGTTATACACCATCAACGCTATCGATAAAGCTATCGAGATCGGTATGGGTAAACGTACTAACACAATTTTACAGTCTGCATTCTTCAAATTAGCAAACGTAATGCCAATCGAAGAGGCTGTAGATTTCATGAAACAGGCTGCTAAGAAATCCTATGGTAAGAAAGGTGATGCAGTCGTAGAGATGAACTACAAAGCAATCGACGCTGGTGTTGATGCAGTTCATAAAGTAGAGGTTCCGGCTTCCTGGTCTAACCCGGCAGCAGATCCGGCTCCTAAGAAATTAACAGGTCGTCCAGAGACAGTTAAGATGGTAGAAGATTTAATGAACCCGATCTCCTTAATGGATGGTGATTCATTACCAGTTTCTGCATTCATGGGCAACCCTGATGGACAGTTCGAGCATGGTGCAGCAGCATACGAGAAACGTGGTACAGCTGTAACAGTTCCTACATGGAATGCAGAGAAATGTATCCAGTGTAACCAGTGTGCATTTGTATGTTCTCATGCAACAATCCGTCCGTTCATGTTAAGTGAGGATGAAGTAAAAGCAGCTCCTTCCAATATCAAAGTTGCTGATACAAAACCAAAGGCAAGCGAGTACAAATACACAATGAGCGTATCTCCATTAGACTGTATGGGATGCGGCGAGTGTATCACAGTATGTCCGGTTGGTGCTATCGAGATGGTTCCACAGGAATCTCAGGCAGACGAGCAGCCAGTATTCGATTACTTAGTTGCTAACGTAAGCAAGAAACCTGGTATGCCGGCAGACAACACTGTAAAAGGTTCTCAGTTCAACCAGCCATTACTTGAGTTCTCAGGTTCTTGTGCAGGATGTGCAGAGACATCATACGCTCGTTTGATTACTCAGTTATTTGGTGAGCATATGTATATCTCCAATGCAACAGGATGTTCCTCTATCTGGGGTGGTCCGGCTGCTACATCACCATATACAGTAAACAAAGACAGTAAAAAAGGACCGGCTTGGGCTAACTCCTTATTCGAGGATAACGCTGAGCATGGTTTAGGTATGCAGATTGGTCAGGAAGTATTACGTGATCAGGCTATCGCAAGCGCTGAGAAATGTGCTGCTTCTGACAAAGCAAGCGCTGAGTTAAAGGCTGCATTTGATAAATTTGTTGAGACAAAGAACGATACAAAAGCAAATACACCTGCAACAGAAGCTCTTGTAGCAGAGTTAGAGAAAGCTGCAGCAGCTGGATGCCCAGACGCTAAGGCAGCTCTTGATAAGAAAGATTACCTCGCTAAGAAGTCCGTATGGATCTTCGGTGGTGATGGTTGGGCATACGATATCGGATTCGGCGGATTAGATCATGTTCTTGCTTCCGGACATAACGTAAATGTTATGGTATTCGATACTGAGATGTACTCCAATACAGGTGGTCAGGCTTCTAAAGCTTCCAACATCGGTGAAGTTTGTCAGTTCGCTGCTGCTGGTAAAGATATCGGCAAGAAGAGCCTTGCAGAGATCGCTATGAGCTATGGTTATGTATACGTAGCACAGATCGCTCTTGGTGCAAACATGGCTCAGGCTGTTAAAGTTTTAGCTGAAGCAGAAGCTTACAACGGACCTTCTTTAATCATCGGTTATGCTCCATGTGAGTTACACGGTGTTAAAGGCGGAATGAACCACTGCCAGGATGAGATGAAGAAAGCAGTAGCTGCTGGTTACTGGAACTTATTCTCCTTCAATCCTGCACTCAAAGCAGAAGGAAAGAACCCATTTACATTGACATCTAAGCCAGGTGATGGTTCTTACCAGGATTTCCTGAACAACGAAACACGTTACAGCCGTCTGACAAGATCCTTCCCAGAGAGAGCACAGAAACTCTTTGCTGCATCTGAGGAAGCTGCAAAGGCTCGTTATGAGCACTTACAGAGACTGGTTGAGCTTTACAAATAA
- a CDS encoding bifunctional diguanylate cyclase/phosphodiesterase, producing MEKANVKGLIYEFPMGVAVLKGGNSLQVEIANAEFMKAVGHGECTEADRSRDFYDCIYGQDAGAFEDMIEKCREKKKAEEIEIRIISGQGQICWVKFWCSIYYYKDAVPYYLLICKDTNDQKALEDELFLLNEQYSMLEEVTDDVPFEYDVEGKRFRVPHKYHINGRLKKDGQDYMEIEEWLDFIHKEEQPLYREVIQNASAKEMSGSFDYRMNTALGGGVPQYCWYRTVYRSIRGTDGRILKIIGRSYDISSDRKIQEQLSEEMRRDPLTHLYNKVATGEEVERILNKYPEETHVLFLIDIDNFKNINDTFGHTVGDTVISDIALTLEEQFPDNKLVGRVGGDEFLVLMDNTTIKQAEQKAKELCRHGDKKLVGDDAVIYVTMSVGLAVSGQDGDSYTDLFDQADRAMYEIKRSGKSNYAFAGKNKNSHTKREIDTCGKDMDFEKKQGMDKEFLNTAFLLLSHAKDLNGSLNVLLERIGRRYHLDMAAVFEYDEELSKMTLTNYWSTFGQIYEKNVIKPIRTEVAEAGGGDFVILNDTDETHYQRLSLENWNTGEERITQIAVAKFECSGNRTGGLYFGVRNRQNYFENADRTTFCELARITSVFVSLRNKLRDDQKEIRHLQNIDQLTGLYNLEAFKNKMNNILSETWNTGKEQEHYALIHADIDKFSYVNENYGQQTGDTILKDFAARLMKNSRILLACRMYSDYFILLLKGKDQAEIEKLVAWGTEYYEQKLKKKYPFGTLRLSVGICHIENLNEKFDTILESANMARKLVKEQGGAGICVYKEEMRAKRDDEIQITGRFYGAMQQGELEVYLQPKFNLKDRKIYGAEALARWRTKSGEMIMPGRFVPPLENTGYVVDLDFYIYEQLLRAMRRWKQAGKELFTISTNFSRRNFENGSRNFADRLKRMADHYGIDPKYIEVEVTESVVVENVDELKVVLAELEKSGFRIAIDDFGTGYSSLGVLLEIPADVVKIDKTFTDRINLEEQRNFVSQMGNFIHSAKEEVIFEGIETEEQLQFLCSCGFLYGQGYLFDRPIPLKEFERKYM from the coding sequence ATGGAGAAGGCAAACGTAAAGGGACTGATATATGAATTTCCGATGGGGGTTGCAGTATTAAAAGGTGGAAATTCATTACAGGTTGAGATCGCAAATGCAGAATTTATGAAAGCAGTCGGTCATGGAGAATGTACGGAAGCAGACAGAAGCAGGGATTTCTATGACTGTATTTATGGGCAGGATGCAGGTGCTTTTGAGGACATGATCGAAAAATGCAGGGAGAAGAAAAAGGCAGAAGAGATCGAAATAAGAATCATTTCGGGACAGGGGCAGATCTGCTGGGTAAAATTCTGGTGCAGTATTTATTATTATAAGGATGCGGTGCCATACTATCTTTTGATCTGTAAAGATACCAATGACCAGAAAGCACTCGAAGATGAGCTGTTTTTATTAAATGAGCAGTATTCCATGTTAGAGGAAGTGACGGATGATGTGCCGTTTGAATACGATGTGGAGGGAAAACGATTCAGAGTCCCACATAAATATCATATAAACGGACGCCTGAAAAAAGATGGTCAGGATTATATGGAAATTGAAGAGTGGCTTGATTTTATACATAAAGAGGAACAGCCGCTATATCGGGAAGTAATTCAGAATGCATCCGCAAAGGAAATGTCTGGATCGTTTGATTATCGGATGAATACCGCCCTTGGAGGGGGAGTGCCACAGTACTGCTGGTATCGGACTGTGTACCGGAGTATAAGGGGAACAGATGGAAGAATTTTAAAGATTATCGGGAGAAGTTATGATATCAGTTCCGACAGAAAGATTCAGGAACAGCTTTCCGAAGAGATGCGGAGAGATCCACTGACACATCTTTATAATAAAGTGGCGACCGGTGAAGAGGTGGAACGGATATTAAATAAGTATCCAGAAGAAACACATGTATTGTTTCTGATCGATATCGATAATTTTAAGAATATTAACGATACGTTTGGACATACGGTAGGCGACACCGTGATTTCAGATATTGCATTAACTTTAGAGGAACAGTTCCCGGATAATAAACTGGTGGGAAGAGTCGGCGGAGATGAATTTCTGGTTCTGATGGATAATACGACAATAAAACAGGCAGAACAAAAAGCAAAGGAACTCTGCCGGCATGGAGATAAAAAGCTGGTTGGAGATGATGCGGTCATCTATGTGACGATGAGTGTGGGACTGGCGGTATCGGGACAGGATGGAGACAGTTATACAGATCTGTTTGATCAGGCGGATCGTGCCATGTATGAGATCAAGCGGAGTGGAAAAAGTAATTACGCATTCGCCGGAAAAAATAAGAACAGTCATACGAAACGCGAAATAGATACCTGTGGAAAAGACATGGACTTTGAAAAAAAGCAGGGAATGGACAAAGAATTTTTAAATACTGCATTCCTGCTTTTATCACATGCGAAAGATCTGAATGGTTCCTTAAATGTGCTGCTTGAGAGGATTGGCAGACGGTATCACCTGGATATGGCAGCTGTTTTTGAATATGATGAAGAACTTTCAAAAATGACGCTGACAAACTATTGGAGCACCTTCGGACAGATTTATGAAAAAAATGTCATAAAACCGATCCGGACTGAAGTGGCAGAGGCAGGCGGCGGGGATTTTGTAATATTGAATGATACAGATGAGACACACTATCAAAGGCTGTCACTTGAAAACTGGAATACGGGAGAAGAACGTATCACACAGATCGCTGTGGCAAAATTTGAATGTTCCGGTAACCGGACCGGGGGATTGTATTTTGGTGTGCGGAACAGACAGAACTATTTTGAAAACGCAGACCGCACAACGTTTTGCGAACTTGCAAGGATAACGTCTGTGTTCGTGTCGCTGAGAAATAAGTTAAGGGATGATCAGAAGGAGATCCGCCATTTACAGAATATAGACCAGCTGACGGGATTATATAATTTAGAAGCGTTTAAAAATAAAATGAACAATATTCTGAGTGAGACCTGGAATACCGGAAAAGAACAGGAACACTATGCGCTTATACATGCAGATATCGACAAATTTTCTTATGTCAATGAAAATTATGGGCAGCAGACAGGGGACACTATTTTGAAAGATTTTGCGGCGCGGCTTATGAAAAATAGCAGGATTCTTCTGGCATGCCGGATGTATTCCGACTATTTTATCCTTCTTTTAAAAGGAAAAGACCAGGCTGAAATCGAAAAATTGGTGGCATGGGGCACAGAATATTATGAGCAGAAATTAAAGAAAAAATATCCTTTCGGAACGCTCAGGCTGTCGGTTGGAATCTGTCACATTGAAAATCTGAATGAAAAATTTGACACGATATTAGAGAGTGCAAATATGGCACGCAAACTGGTAAAGGAACAGGGCGGTGCAGGAATCTGCGTTTATAAAGAAGAGATGCGTGCAAAACGTGATGATGAGATACAGATCACAGGACGCTTTTATGGAGCCATGCAGCAGGGGGAGCTTGAAGTTTACTTACAGCCCAAATTTAATTTAAAAGACCGGAAAATATACGGTGCAGAAGCACTTGCAAGATGGCGGACGAAGTCCGGGGAGATGATCATGCCGGGAAGATTCGTTCCCCCACTTGAAAATACAGGCTATGTGGTGGATCTTGACTTCTATATTTATGAACAGCTTCTTAGGGCAATGCGAAGATGGAAACAGGCAGGAAAAGAGCTGTTTACAATATCTACCAATTTTTCGCGGCGCAATTTTGAAAATGGAAGCAGAAATTTTGCAGACCGTTTAAAACGCATGGCGGATCATTATGGCATTGATCCAAAATATATTGAAGTGGAAGTTACCGAGAGCGTTGTGGTGGAAAATGTGGATGAATTAAAGGTGGTGCTCGCAGAACTTGAAAAATCCGGATTCCGTATCGCGATCGATGATTTTGGAACAGGGTATTCTTCACTTGGTGTTCTGCTTGAGATACCCGCTGATGTGGTGAAGATCGACAAAACTTTTACAGACCGGATCAATCTGGAAGAACAGCGCAACTTTGTTTCGCAGATGGGGAATTTTATACATTCGGCAAAAGAAGAAGTAATATTTGAGGGGATTGAAACGGAAGAACAGCTTCAGTTTTTGTGCAGCTGTGGCTTTTTGTATGGACAGGGATATTTATTTGACAGACCGATCCCGCTAAAAGAATTTGAAAGGAAATATATGTGA
- a CDS encoding ABC-F family ATP-binding cassette domain-containing protein: MISANNVTLRIGKKALFEDVNIKFTEGNCYGLIGANGAGKSTFLKILSGQLEPTGGDVTITPGQRLSFLQQDHFKYDEYTVLDTVIMGNKRLYDIMKEKDAIYMKEDFTDEDGIRASELEAEFADMDGWNAESDAATLLNGLGIPTEEHYTQMADMPGPLKVKVLLAQALFGNPDILLLDEPTNHLDLDAINWLEEFLINFENTVIVVSHDRYFLNKVCTNIADIDYGKIQLYAGNYDFWYESSQLLVKQMKEANKKKEEKIKELQDFISRFSANASKSKQATSRKRALEKIQLDEIRPSSRKYPYIDFRPSREIGNEVLSVEGITKTIDGVKVLDNVSFIVGHDDKIAFVGGNELAKTTLFKILTGEMEPDSGSYKWGVTTSQSYFPKDNTEIFDTDLLIVDWLTQYSEIKDATYVRGFLGRMLFAGEDGTKKMRVLSGGEKVRVLLSRMMIMATNVLILDEPTDHLDMESITALNNGLIKFPGVVLFASRDHQVVQTTANRIIEFLPDGTFIDKVSTYDEYLENDEMARKRQVYSMSSDDENDN, from the coding sequence ATGATCAGTGCAAATAACGTTACGCTTCGAATTGGTAAAAAAGCCCTGTTCGAAGACGTCAATATTAAGTTTACTGAAGGAAACTGTTACGGTCTTATCGGTGCAAACGGTGCCGGAAAGTCTACCTTTTTAAAGATTTTATCCGGACAGTTAGAACCGACTGGAGGTGACGTTACCATTACACCGGGACAGCGTCTTTCTTTCCTGCAGCAGGATCACTTCAAATATGATGAATATACGGTTCTTGATACTGTCATCATGGGTAATAAACGCCTCTATGATATTATGAAAGAAAAAGATGCAATTTACATGAAAGAGGATTTTACGGATGAGGACGGTATCCGTGCAAGCGAACTTGAGGCAGAGTTTGCTGACATGGACGGATGGAATGCAGAATCCGATGCTGCAACGCTCCTCAATGGTCTTGGTATCCCGACAGAGGAACATTACACACAAATGGCTGACATGCCTGGTCCTTTAAAAGTAAAAGTCTTACTTGCACAGGCGCTGTTCGGCAATCCTGACATTCTGCTTCTCGATGAGCCGACTAACCACTTAGATCTTGATGCGATCAACTGGCTGGAAGAATTTCTGATCAACTTTGAAAATACTGTTATCGTGGTATCCCATGACCGTTATTTCTTAAACAAAGTCTGCACAAACATTGCAGATATCGATTACGGTAAGATCCAGTTGTATGCAGGTAACTACGACTTCTGGTATGAATCCAGCCAGCTTCTCGTAAAACAGATGAAAGAAGCCAACAAGAAGAAAGAAGAAAAGATCAAAGAGTTACAGGACTTTATTTCCCGTTTCTCTGCAAATGCTTCCAAATCCAAACAGGCTACCTCAAGAAAGCGTGCTTTAGAGAAGATCCAGTTAGATGAGATCCGTCCTTCCAGCCGTAAATATCCGTACATTGATTTCCGTCCAAGCCGTGAGATCGGTAATGAGGTTCTGTCGGTAGAAGGCATCACGAAAACCATCGACGGTGTGAAAGTGCTCGACAATGTATCCTTTATCGTAGGACATGATGACAAGATCGCTTTTGTCGGCGGTAACGAACTGGCAAAAACCACACTCTTTAAAATACTTACCGGAGAAATGGAACCGGATTCCGGTTCTTATAAATGGGGTGTCACCACAAGTCAGTCCTATTTTCCAAAAGACAATACAGAGATTTTCGATACAGATCTTCTGATCGTTGACTGGCTGACACAGTACTCCGAGATCAAAGATGCAACTTACGTACGCGGATTCCTCGGCCGTATGCTTTTTGCAGGAGAAGATGGAACCAAAAAAATGCGTGTTCTCTCCGGTGGTGAAAAAGTACGTGTACTTCTCTCCCGCATGATGATCATGGCTACAAACGTTCTGATCTTAGATGAGCCGACTGACCATCTGGACATGGAATCTATCACTGCATTAAATAATGGTCTGATCAAATTCCCGGGAGTTGTCCTTTTTGCTTCCCGTGACCATCAGGTTGTACAGACCACTGCAAACAGAATCATCGAATTTCTGCCGGACGGAACATTTATTGATAAAGTTTCTACTTATGATGAATATCTTGAAAATGATGAGATGGCAAGAAAACGTCAGGTATACAGTATGTCTTCTGACGACGAGAACGATAACTAA
- a CDS encoding HAD family hydrolase yields the protein MRPEYIFMDLDGTISDPKEGITKAVAHALSYYGIQVENLDTLEKFIGPPLLDSFQDFYGFSEEQSREAVGKYREYFSRQGLFENVLYDGMKELLAEVASLGKKIVIATSKPEVYTVQILKYFEIEQYFYFVAGSTLDGSRSKKGDVIRYALDSLKITADQAVMVGDRKHDVIGAKENGMYVIGVLYGYGDRMELETAGADCIVADMNELKVKLNNI from the coding sequence ATGAGACCGGAATATATTTTTATGGATCTGGATGGAACGATTTCAGATCCGAAAGAGGGAATCACAAAGGCGGTGGCACATGCACTTTCGTATTATGGAATCCAGGTTGAAAATTTAGATACATTAGAGAAGTTTATTGGACCACCGCTTCTGGATTCTTTTCAGGATTTTTATGGATTTTCAGAGGAACAGAGCCGGGAGGCAGTCGGAAAATACAGGGAATATTTCAGCAGGCAGGGTCTTTTTGAGAATGTTTTGTATGATGGAATGAAAGAATTACTTGCGGAAGTTGCTTCACTGGGAAAAAAGATTGTGATCGCGACATCAAAACCGGAAGTATATACTGTACAGATCCTTAAGTATTTTGAAATTGAGCAATATTTTTATTTTGTTGCAGGAAGTACATTAGACGGCAGCAGAAGTAAAAAAGGTGATGTAATCCGCTACGCCCTGGATTCACTTAAAATCACTGCTGATCAGGCAGTAATGGTGGGAGACAGAAAACATGATGTGATTGGTGCAAAAGAAAATGGCATGTATGTGATCGGTGTTTTGTATGGTTATGGTGACAGAATGGAACTTGAAACTGCCGGGGCAGACTGTATTGTTGCGGATATGAATGAATTGAAAGTAAAATTAAATAATATATAA
- a CDS encoding cysteine desulfurase family protein — protein sequence MNQIENKEKVIYLDNAATTRMSEEVKEAMNPYLEEKFGNASTMYGYGEKSRQAMEKARKTIAGTLEAKPSEIFFTSGGSESDNWAVKCIAGEYKHKGKHIITSKIEHHAILNSCKYLEELGYEVTYLDVDEYGMVSPEAVYRAIREDTTLITIMFGNNEVGTIEPVFSIGKIAREKNVLFHTDAVQAYAQVPISVRYYPVDLLSASAHKFHGPKGVGFLYIREGVKIPSFIHGGSQEKGKRAGTENIAGIVGMGKAAEIAAKNMRTGMYRETMLRNYLIEKIMHEIPDVRVNGHRTKRLPGNVSVSFRGVDGASLLILLDEDGICASGGSACNTGESRISYVIKELGVPEDYAAGTVRMTLCRDTRRADIDAAVESLKRNIERLRD from the coding sequence ATGAATCAAATTGAAAATAAAGAGAAGGTAATTTATTTAGATAACGCTGCAACTACAAGGATGTCAGAAGAAGTAAAAGAGGCGATGAATCCGTATCTGGAAGAAAAATTTGGAAATGCGTCTACAATGTATGGATATGGGGAAAAGTCGAGACAGGCAATGGAAAAGGCAAGGAAAACCATTGCCGGTACACTCGAGGCAAAGCCGTCAGAGATTTTTTTTACATCAGGTGGCTCGGAATCGGATAACTGGGCAGTAAAATGTATTGCCGGAGAGTATAAACATAAAGGAAAACATATCATCACAAGTAAGATCGAACATCATGCGATATTAAATTCCTGTAAATATTTAGAGGAACTTGGATATGAGGTGACCTATCTGGATGTGGATGAATATGGAATGGTATCACCGGAAGCGGTGTATCGTGCAATCAGGGAGGATACGACACTGATCACGATCATGTTTGGAAATAATGAGGTTGGGACGATTGAACCGGTTTTTTCAATTGGCAAAATTGCAAGAGAAAAAAATGTACTGTTCCATACGGATGCTGTGCAGGCATATGCGCAGGTTCCGATCTCCGTGCGTTATTATCCGGTAGATCTTTTAAGTGCGAGTGCCCATAAATTTCACGGGCCAAAAGGTGTTGGATTTTTGTATATCAGGGAAGGCGTGAAGATTCCGTCATTTATTCATGGAGGATCACAGGAAAAAGGAAAACGTGCCGGGACAGAGAATATTGCCGGAATCGTTGGGATGGGAAAAGCAGCAGAGATCGCCGCAAAAAATATGCGCACAGGAATGTACCGTGAAACAATGCTGCGCAATTATCTGATCGAAAAGATCATGCATGAGATCCCGGATGTCCGTGTCAATGGACACAGAACAAAAAGACTTCCGGGAAATGTATCTGTCAGTTTCCGGGGGGTAGATGGGGCATCCCTATTAATCCTTCTGGATGAAGACGGAATCTGTGCATCCGGCGGTTCTGCATGTAATACGGGAGAGAGCAGGATATCCTATGTGATAAAAGAACTTGGGGTTCCGGAAGATTATGCTGCGGGAACCGTCCGTATGACACTTTGCAGGGATACGAGGCGTGCGGATATTGATGCGGCAGTGGAGTCCTTAAAACGTAATATCGAAAGACTGAGAGACTGA